A genomic region of Runella rosea contains the following coding sequences:
- a CDS encoding DUF4248 domain-containing protein: MKTKTSKSATRSELADRYGVSMETMKKWIEKIPDLSLSPTDRVLTPKQVATIIAHLGEP; the protein is encoded by the coding sequence ATGAAAACAAAAACATCTAAATCTGCGACTCGCTCGGAGTTGGCCGACCGCTACGGAGTAAGTATGGAAACAATGAAAAAATGGATAGAAAAAATCCCCGATTTGTCATTAAGCCCTACCGATAGAGTACTTACTCCTAAACAGGTGGCAACTATTATCGCGCACTTAGGAGAACCGTAA
- a CDS encoding DUF11 domain-containing protein: MKKGISTIAWIGLIWFLGFVTVAAQQLSTNQVNYQLTYQANTGLYTVWVVPKYATPNANNTDVKEFGATAQVSLKVPKDFVIQNITDIKGTWEKNPLKLGSQAIFASASLDAAYNYYVIGKTATETDYGSFTNGTPVALFTFQGNACYSPVGILAKADPFVAAAKSVTSLNTACSFYSRSGQTPSGNVIPLEQFVEKLGPDATCNPPIDLSLTVAVSNQQPGLNANLTLTVSVKNEGQNPASGVEVKDILPAGMNFQTFATATGTYNSATGTWTIGNIAVGQTVTLSIAVQVTQTGVQYFTAQISKADQTDTDSTPNNNIESEDDFDRTCITVPVPICVGQVFELSIPSGYTNIQWFRNDQPISGATTSVIQITEAGSYRFTATNTTCPTAGCCSYIFYEGDCCPTKAICVPFTVKKIKK; the protein is encoded by the coding sequence ATGAAAAAAGGAATATCTACAATCGCTTGGATTGGGCTAATCTGGTTTCTTGGCTTTGTTACGGTAGCAGCGCAGCAACTCTCGACAAATCAAGTCAATTACCAATTGACCTACCAAGCCAATACGGGGCTTTACACAGTTTGGGTGGTACCCAAATATGCTACGCCAAACGCTAATAATACCGATGTCAAAGAATTTGGAGCGACAGCGCAGGTATCGCTGAAAGTTCCCAAAGATTTTGTGATTCAGAATATCACCGACATAAAAGGAACTTGGGAGAAAAATCCCCTCAAATTGGGAAGTCAGGCCATATTTGCCTCGGCGAGTTTAGACGCTGCTTACAACTATTATGTTATTGGAAAAACAGCTACCGAAACCGATTATGGTTCATTTACCAACGGAACTCCCGTTGCTCTTTTTACCTTCCAAGGAAATGCCTGCTACAGCCCCGTAGGAATCTTAGCTAAAGCAGATCCCTTTGTGGCGGCGGCCAAAAGTGTGACTTCACTCAATACGGCATGTAGTTTTTATTCACGCTCTGGGCAAACGCCGAGCGGGAATGTTATTCCTTTAGAACAATTTGTCGAAAAATTAGGCCCTGATGCCACTTGCAATCCTCCTATTGACTTATCGCTTACCGTAGCTGTTAGCAATCAGCAGCCCGGCTTAAATGCAAATCTCACTTTAACTGTAAGCGTCAAAAATGAAGGACAAAATCCTGCATCCGGCGTAGAAGTAAAGGATATTTTACCTGCGGGGATGAATTTCCAAACTTTTGCCACAGCTACTGGTACTTATAACTCCGCTACGGGTACATGGACCATAGGAAATATCGCCGTTGGTCAAACCGTCACCTTGTCTATAGCAGTCCAAGTAACACAGACGGGTGTGCAGTATTTTACGGCCCAAATTTCTAAGGCAGATCAAACCGATACAGACTCTACTCCAAACAACAATATCGAAAGCGAAGACGACTTTGACCGAACTTGCATCACGGTTCCTGTACCAATTTGTGTAGGACAGGTTTTTGAACTTTCCATTCCATCGGGATATACCAATATTCAATGGTTTAGAAATGACCAACCAATCTCTGGTGCAACAACGTCCGTTATCCAAATTACCGAAGCGGGTTCTTACCGATTTACCGCTACTAACACCACTTGCCCAACAGCAGGTTGTTGTTCTTATATTTTCTACGAAGGCGACTGCTGCCCAACCAAAGCTATCTGTGTGCCTTTTACAGTCAAAAAAATAAAAAAATAA
- a CDS encoding beta strand repeat-containing protein: protein MKNKLHTSIWIGLAWILGFIPAIAQQLSTNQVNYQLTYNSANQTYTVWVVPQYATPNANNPNTNEFGATAQVSLKVPKDFVIQNITDIKGTWEKNPVKLGSQPVFTPASLDPNYLYYVIGKNSTESDYGAFASGIPVALFTFQGNACYGAVGVLAKADPFVAAAKNLASLNTACSFYSRSGQATSGNVIPLEQFVEKLGPDVDCSAPSIKLIKSITSITDNGPTGRGVGDVINYTFTVTNTGNVSLSGVALTDAKLSLTNAAVSPSTLAPGATGTATAAYTITQADVNAGGVENTATVTGTPSSGPVATVTDVSDAGTNNTGGTISNPDVTESPKLDGTTDSDPTNDPTVLLLAPSPSIKLIKSVASVTSSGASGSLDDVINYTFTVTNTGNVTLSGVSLTDAKLGLSNAAVSPAILMPGATGTATATYTITQADINAGGVQNTATASGTPPNLPNGNAATPVTDISDAGTNNTGGTISNPDVTESPKLDGTTDSDPTNDPTVLLLAPSPSIKLIKSVASVTSSGASGSLDDVINYTFTVTNTGNVTLSGVSLTDAKLGLSSAAVSPAILMPGATGTATATYTITQADINAGGVQNTATASGTPPNLPNGNAATPVTDISDAGTNNTGGTISNPDVTESPKLDGTTDSDPTNDPTVLLLAPSPSIKLIKSVASVTSSGASGSLDDVINYTFTVTNTGNVTLSGVSLTDAKLGLSNAAVSPAILMPGATGTATATYTITQADINAGGVQNTATASGTPPNLPNGNAATPVTDISDAGTNNTGGTISNPDVTESPKLDGTTDSDPTNDPTVLLITPAPQVQLVKLAAMGGTGAVGDVITYSFTVTNTGNVTLTNLSIDDVKLSLNNLVVSPSTLAPNATGTATATYTITQADVNAGEVKNSAIVIGTPPTGPEVTDVSDSGNELVDTPADPDTDPTNDPTVVPLIQNPQVRLVKLAAMGGTGAVGDVITYSFTVTNTGNVTLTNLSIDDVKLSLNNLVVSPSTLAPNATGTATATYTITQADVNAGEVKNSAIVIGTPPTGPEVTDVSDSGNELVDTPADPDTDPTNDPTVVPLIQNPQVRLVKLAAMGGTGAVGDVITYSFTVTNTGNVTLTNLSIDDVKLSLNNLVVSPSTLAPNATGTATATYTITQADVNAGEVKNSAIVIGTPPTGPEVTDVSDSGNELVDTPADPDTDPTNDPTVVPLTQNPKIGIAKEVSSFVNNLNYTYDVTFSLKVKNVGNVPLSNVQVFDTLSKTFPSPATVNVLGISSTKFTVNPTYTGTASQTQLLLPGNALAIGDSGIISLTVRISPNAFVGVTYINIAYSTGQSPLGETIKDQSQLGNNPDPDFDGDPQNNFVPTPITIQTPGKLTLLPKVYLQGSLFGVFSGNLMRDDLRVKNLIPRKSPYVSWNPITAADTITSNTVLTVSGQDAIVDWVFVELRDANDSTIVVDSRSALVQRDGDIVEVDGTSPITFNTVVAASYFVSVRHRNHLGVMSQTALPLTQIVSTIDFRSTATPTYVLANSPIHQSQVDVVQGKALWAGNSLYDGQVIYQGTDNDVNVIYQQVIAAMGNPFLLPFFILSGYYTGDVNMDGEVIFQGTTNDVEYIYQNVINNHPGNALKQNFFIIQEQLPK from the coding sequence ATGAAAAACAAATTACATACATCCATTTGGATTGGGCTTGCATGGATTTTGGGATTTATTCCGGCAATAGCGCAACAACTTTCGACAAATCAAGTCAACTACCAATTGACATATAATTCTGCAAATCAAACTTATACGGTATGGGTGGTGCCCCAATACGCCACGCCCAACGCTAACAATCCGAATACCAATGAATTTGGGGCCACGGCGCAGGTATCTCTGAAAGTGCCCAAAGACTTTGTCATTCAAAACATTACCGACATCAAGGGTACTTGGGAGAAAAACCCGGTAAAATTAGGAAGTCAGCCGGTATTTACACCAGCCAGTTTAGACCCGAATTATCTCTATTATGTGATTGGAAAAAACTCAACGGAATCTGACTATGGGGCTTTTGCAAGTGGTATTCCTGTTGCTCTTTTTACCTTCCAAGGCAATGCCTGTTATGGAGCAGTGGGAGTTTTAGCCAAAGCTGACCCTTTTGTGGCGGCGGCCAAAAACCTGGCTTCGCTCAATACGGCCTGTAGTTTTTATTCTCGCTCTGGACAGGCTACAAGCGGAAACGTAATCCCCTTAGAACAGTTTGTTGAAAAATTAGGCCCTGACGTAGACTGTAGCGCCCCTTCGATCAAGTTAATCAAAAGCATTACTTCCATCACCGACAACGGACCGACCGGTCGCGGCGTGGGCGATGTCATCAACTATACTTTCACCGTTACTAACACGGGCAACGTGTCGCTTTCTGGGGTTGCTTTGACCGACGCTAAACTCAGTTTGACGAACGCAGCCGTCAGCCCCAGTACACTTGCCCCTGGAGCAACGGGCACAGCTACCGCTGCTTATACCATCACCCAAGCCGATGTAAATGCAGGCGGCGTTGAAAATACCGCCACCGTCACAGGCACACCCTCAAGCGGACCTGTTGCAACTGTAACGGATGTCTCGGATGCAGGTACCAACAATACAGGCGGAACAATTTCTAATCCCGATGTTACGGAATCACCTAAGTTGGACGGAACGACCGATTCGGATCCTACAAACGACCCAACGGTGTTGCTGCTTGCGCCTTCGCCTTCGATTAAGTTAATCAAGAGCGTAGCTTCTGTGACCTCATCCGGTGCCTCCGGATCCTTAGACGATGTGATTAACTATACTTTCACGGTGACCAACACGGGTAACGTGACACTGAGCGGGGTATCGTTGACTGACGCTAAACTCGGTTTGAGCAACGCAGCGGTAAGTCCAGCGATTTTAATGCCGGGAGCCACAGGCACGGCTACCGCTACTTACACCATTACGCAAGCCGACATCAACGCGGGTGGAGTCCAAAACACGGCCACGGCCAGTGGTACGCCACCAAATTTGCCTAATGGCAATGCTGCCACTCCTGTAACGGACATCTCGGATGCAGGTACCAACAATACAGGCGGAACAATTTCTAATCCCGATGTTACGGAATCACCTAAGTTGGACGGAACGACCGATTCGGATCCTACAAACGACCCAACGGTGTTGCTGCTTGCGCCTTCGCCTTCGATTAAGTTAATCAAGAGCGTAGCTTCTGTGACCTCATCCGGTGCCTCCGGATCCTTAGACGATGTGATTAACTATACTTTCACGGTGACCAACACGGGTAACGTGACACTGAGCGGGGTATCGTTGACTGACGCTAAACTCGGTTTGAGCAGCGCAGCGGTAAGTCCAGCGATTTTAATGCCGGGAGCCACAGGCACGGCTACCGCTACTTACACCATTACGCAAGCCGACATCAACGCGGGTGGAGTCCAAAACACGGCCACGGCCAGTGGTACGCCACCAAATTTGCCTAATGGCAATGCTGCCACTCCTGTAACGGACATCTCGGATGCAGGTACCAACAATACAGGCGGAACAATTTCTAATCCCGATGTTACGGAGTCACCTAAGTTGGACGGAACGACCGATTCGGATCCTACAAACGACCCAACGGTGTTGCTGCTTGCGCCTTCGCCTTCGATTAAGTTAATCAAGAGCGTAGCTTCTGTGACCTCATCCGGTGCCTCCGGATCCTTAGACGATGTGATTAACTATACTTTCACGGTGACCAACACGGGTAACGTAACACTGAGCGGGGTATCGTTGACTGACGCTAAACTCGGTTTGAGCAACGCAGCGGTAAGTCCAGCGATTTTAATGCCGGGAGCCACAGGCACGGCTACCGCTACTTACACCATTACGCAAGCCGACATCAACGCGGGTGGAGTCCAAAACACGGCCACGGCCAGTGGTACGCCACCAAATTTGCCTAATGGCAATGCTGCCACTCCTGTAACGGACATCTCGGATGCAGGTACCAACAATACAGGCGGAACAATTTCTAATCCCGATGTTACGGAGTCACCTAAGTTGGACGGAACGACCGATTCGGATCCTACAAACGACCCAACGGTGTTGCTGATTACCCCTGCACCACAGGTACAGTTAGTGAAACTAGCTGCTATGGGAGGCACAGGTGCCGTTGGTGATGTGATAACCTATAGTTTTACCGTCACCAACACGGGTAATGTCACGCTGACAAATCTTTCCATTGATGATGTAAAATTGAGCCTGAACAACTTGGTAGTTTCACCGAGTACCCTTGCACCTAATGCCACTGGGACCGCCACGGCTACTTACACTATCACGCAGGCTGATGTCAATGCAGGCGAAGTTAAAAACAGCGCCATCGTGATAGGAACGCCGCCAACGGGTCCTGAGGTGACAGATGTTTCCGATAGTGGTAATGAATTGGTAGATACCCCTGCGGACCCTGACACGGATCCTACCAACGACCCAACCGTTGTGCCGCTGATCCAGAATCCACAAGTACGGTTAGTGAAACTAGCTGCTATGGGAGGCACAGGTGCCGTTGGTGATGTGATAACCTATAGTTTTACCGTCACCAACACGGGTAATGTCACGCTGACAAATCTTTCCATTGATGATGTAAAATTGAGCCTGAACAACTTGGTAGTTTCACCGAGTACCCTTGCACCTAATGCCACTGGGACCGCCACGGCTACTTACACTATCACGCAGGCTGATGTCAATGCAGGCGAAGTTAAAAACAGCGCCATCGTGATAGGAACGCCGCCAACGGGTCCTGAGGTGACAGATGTTTCCGATAGTGGTAATGAATTGGTAGATACCCCTGCGGACCCTGACACGGATCCTACCAACGACCCAACCGTTGTGCCGCTGATCCAGAATCCACAAGTACGGTTAGTGAAACTAGCTGCTATGGGAGGCACAGGTGCCGTTGGTGATGTGATAACCTATAGTTTTACCGTCACCAACACGGGTAATGTCACGCTGACAAATCTTTCCATTGATGATGTAAAATTGAGCCTGAACAACTTGGTAGTTTCACCGAGTACCCTTGCACCTAATGCCACTGGGACCGCCACGGCTACTTACACTATCACGCAGGCTGATGTCAATGCAGGCGAAGTTAAAAACAGCGCCATCGTGATAGGAACGCCGCCAACGGGTCCTGAGGTGACAGATGTTTCCGATAGTGGTAATGAATTGGTAGATACCCCTGCGGACCCTGACACGGATCCTACCAACGACCCAACCGTTGTGCCGCTGACCCAGAATCCCAAAATCGGTATTGCAAAAGAAGTTAGCTCCTTTGTAAACAACCTCAACTATACCTACGACGTTACGTTCAGTCTTAAAGTGAAAAACGTAGGCAATGTGCCTCTCAGTAACGTACAGGTATTTGATACGCTGTCCAAGACCTTCCCGAGTCCTGCTACCGTTAATGTTCTGGGTATCAGCAGTACTAAGTTTACCGTTAATCCCACCTATACGGGCACAGCAAGCCAGACTCAGCTGCTTTTGCCCGGCAATGCCTTGGCTATCGGTGACAGCGGAATCATCAGTTTGACGGTGCGCATCAGTCCGAATGCATTCGTAGGAGTTACATACATCAATATTGCTTACAGTACTGGTCAGAGTCCCTTGGGAGAAACCATAAAAGATCAATCGCAGTTGGGAAATAATCCCGATCCAGACTTTGATGGTGATCCTCAAAACAACTTTGTCCCAACTCCCATCACAATTCAGACTCCCGGCAAGCTAACGCTGTTGCCTAAGGTCTATTTGCAGGGATCATTGTTTGGGGTATTCTCTGGCAACCTTATGCGTGATGACCTGCGGGTGAAAAATCTGATTCCCCGAAAATCACCTTATGTATCCTGGAATCCTATTACTGCCGCCGATACCATTACCTCAAACACGGTGTTGACTGTCAGCGGGCAAGATGCCATCGTGGACTGGGTATTTGTTGAATTGCGCGATGCCAATGATTCAACTATCGTGGTAGACAGCCGCTCGGCCTTGGTTCAACGTGACGGTGATATTGTAGAGGTAGACGGCACTTCACCCATCACCTTCAACACGGTTGTTGCGGCTAGCTATTTTGTGTCGGTTCGTCACCGTAACCATTTGGGAGTCATGTCGCAAACGGCCCTGCCATTAACGCAGATCGTTTCTACGATTGATTTCCGTTCGACAGCCACTCCTACGTATGTTTTAGCAAATTCGCCGATTCATCAATCGCAAGTAGATGTAGTTCAGGGAAAAGCCCTCTGGGCGGGTAATTCCCTTTATGACGGGCAAGTGATTTACCAGGGTACTGACAACGACGTCAATGTTATCTATCAGCAAGTCATTGCAGCCATGGGCAATCCTTTTCTACTGCCTTTCTTCATTCTTTCAGGCTATTACACAGGAGATGTTAACATGGATGGAGAAGTGATTTTTCAGGGAACGACCAACGATGTAGAGTACATCTACCAAAATGTCATCAACAATCATCCTGGTAACGCCCTCAAACAAAACTTCTTTATCATTCAGGAGCAATTACCTAAATAA